The DNA sequence CTTGACCGGCAGCACGACCGCTTCCCCTTGATAGGTTTTTACACGCACCGGCTGCTTCTCGGCAATCCACGCCGACAGCTGTTCATACCATTCCATTCTGATTGTTCCCCCTTCTCATCCGATCCTACTTATGATTATAAACGGAAAAAGCGAAAAAAAGGGGGAAAGAAAAATCAACAAATTCGACGAAGGGATGACAAACCGTGTCGATAAATGTTCAGCGCACGGAAACATTCCGTGCGCCTTTGGAGGTGGTCAGCGGTGGATCAACACACGCGCTGCCGTGCGGTCAGCGCTTTCACCGATGACGCGGATTTTTAGGCCATAGTTGGGCACGTTCCGCCCGGCGTCTTCCGCCCCTTTATTGTCATACGACCGGCTGTCGTCAAACGCCGGCGTCGGCGCTGTGTCGTTGTCGATCAGCTGTGAGCCATTGATTGCCACGCGGAATGGGGCTCCTTTTTGCAGGCTGAACGCCGCATCGTGCACTTGATAGAGAGTCGACGCTGTCGTATTGCCCGACCATTTCAACGTATGCTGGTCGGCATCCACAACGCCAAGAAACCCTTCGCCCGGATGGACGCCCGTCCAGTTGTTGTCATAGCCTTCATCCACATACCAGACGACAAGCCCTGGATCGTACGAAAGAAGCCGGTCGCCGCGCAAAATATGGGCGAGCCCTTCATCGACGCCGCGGTGGTTGCGCCATTCCAACAAATAGTAATGATCCGAATACCGCTTGCCATCGCTCTTTTCAAAGCCTTCCACCGCAAAGGCGCTGTCCCCTTCGGCGTCGTCGGCAAGCGCGGTTGTCCCATCAGCTGTCACTTGGATGTTGTCAATATACCAGCCGGCTTCCGACACCGCCGCATCAGTGATGTAATGGAAACGGAGGTCAATCGTTTGTCCTGCATAGGCCGACAAGTCAAATTCCGCCTTCACCCAGCCGTTTGACGTACCGGTAATGCCGTTGCCAGGGTTTTGCCTGTACGGATTGTCGGTCGTTGTAATGTTTCCTTGAATTGTTGTCCATTCGTTGCTGCCATGCGGTTTTACTTCTACCGCCCCATAATCCCAGTCTTTCTCAATCGCATACCATGTATCAAATGCCAGCGTCGCCTTGGACGCTTTCGTCAAATCGATCGTCGTTGCCATCGTATGATCTAAGTTGTTTCCGCTTCCAGAGAAATAGGCGTACGCACCGCTTGGCGGGGTCGTGATGATCGTTTCTTTGTCCGGCAAGTTGATGCGCACGGCATCGTTGTTCGTCCCTTTCGTGTTCGCTTCATCGAGCACGACTTCAACACCGTTTGGCGTTACTTCGTTCCACTCAACGGTCGTTCCGCTCAGCCAGTTGCTGCCGGGCATGGTCGACTGCAAAAACTGTTTCGCCCAGGCGCTGAAGCCGGTCGGCTCCGTGCCCGGAATGCGCCCCGCCCAACTCCCGCTGGACATAATCGACCAATAGGCAATGGGCTCGCCCAAGCCGGAGTAAATCGTATCATATTCATCCGGCAGCCCTAAATCGTGGCCGTATTCATGGGCAAACACCCCTGCCGCCCCATCGGCCGGTTCGATTGTGTAGTCGTACGCCGCCAGCTGGCCGCGCCAATACGGCACATCGGTTGTTGTGTTCGGGATGCGATAGACCGATCCTAAATTCCAGCGGTGCGACCAAATCGCGTCGCCGCCGAGCGAACCGCCGCCCGCCTCTTCACCGACGCTCGAGTGGATGATCATCAAATGATCGATCAAGCCGTCCGGCTCGCGGTAGTTGCCGTCGCCATCCAAATCATACCGATCCTCTCGGTCAAACTCGCGCAAATTGATGCTCGGGTCTTTCGCAGCCGCCGCCAGCGCCTCGCGCACAAGCGCCCGCGGATTGGCGTCATTGCCATCCGGGGTCGGCACGTTGCCGCCATAGTATTTAGCCGGATACTTCGCCTGATACCAGCCCGCCACTTTTCCTTCGATCGAATAGCTGCCGCCTGATTGCTCTTCATAATACTTTTTCACCGAGATGAGTTTTTCTCCGTTCGGTCCTGCGTAATAGCCGTCATCCCCGCCGAAAATCATGTCTTCATAATGTTCACGGGTATAATCTTTATAATACATATCCGTCTCATTCGGTTGAATGCGGTTGTGCGGAAAATCCGGGTATTCAATGAGCAAAACGAGCACGCGGTCCACCCGCTTGCCACCGTTCCATGCCTCTGGCTTGACAGACGGAACGGAATCTTTTTTCGTCTGGCCAAGCTTTTTTCCTTTCCCATTCAAAATACTGTTTTTCTGCCCCTTCTCGCGCAGCACATCAGCCCGCTTTGCCTCGTATTCGTGCAATTCTCCTTTTTCTTTCGAAGTGTGGGCCGCCTTTTGTTTTAAATAGGCGCGCACCGCTGCTTCCGCCTCAGCTGGGGTGGCGTCAGCGCGAAGCTTGCCGCTTTTTTTCAACATCTCCGCCAGCTTCTCTTCATTCGCCACCGCCAAATCGACCGGACCGCCGTGCCTGGCTGCCAAAGGTGCTCCCGAATTGGCGGCCTGCGGGGTAGCCGCCGGCACTGCCCATAGGCCCATTCCAAGCGACAGCGCAGCAACAAGTGATGTGATCGACCGTTTCTTCAAAAACATCCCTCCATATCAAATAAAATGTTGATAGAAAATATATACAATTAAAATATTATAGAATAATCCCAAAAAACGAAAGGGAATTTTTGACTAAGAACAAAACAGTTCTTTTTGCCTATATCTGTCGAAAAAACGAGATTTATAGCAAAAAAAGACTATCGATTTCACCTTAACAGACCCGTGATGTTCCAGTTACAATGTAATATATTCACGGTTTTTGTAGAAATTCTGGTTATGCATCTTGACGATGGGAAAGAAGGTGCCGCGATGCTGAATATTTTCAAAGACTTTTTGCTGAACTTGTTTTTTATTCTCCTGCCGGTGTTTCTTGTCCCGCTATGGACGGAGCAAGAAAAAGGGCCAAAGCGCCTCCGCCTGTATTTGCCGACCGCTTGTTACGCCATTGTAATCGTCCTATGCATCACTCTTCCGGTCGGAACAGAGAGCAATTTCATCTTCGACTTGCAGCAAATTCCTCTGTGGCTTGGCGGTTTGTACGGCGGAGCGGGGGCGGCGACGGTTTTAGCGTTTACGGCGATCGCCTACCGCTCGCTGTTCGGCGGAGCTGGCGTCTTCGTCACCGTCGTCGTTTCCATCGCCATCGCTGCAACAAGCAGTTTATTGACAAAACGGTTTGTCGAGCTGCCAACCAAACAGCGCACGCTGTTCGCTGCATCGCTCAGCTTCGGCTCTGGCCTATTGACCGTCGCCATAGCGGAGTGGATGGCTGCTGCGGTTTCTCCTCCGCCTTCCGTTGCGCTTATCTTTTTGTTTGTACAGCCCATCAGCATGCTCATCGTTTGTTCGTTTCAGGAAATGGTGCACCATAACATCGCGCTGCGCAAACGAGTGATTCGCGCCGAGAAAATGGAAGCCGTCACCCATTTAGCTGCTTCCATCTCTCATGAAATACGCAATCCACTCACCGCGGCGCGTGGGTTTATCCAACTGATCGAAGAGCAGCCGCTCGCTGCCGACAAACGACGCCAGTATGCGCGCATCGCCATTGAGGAGCTTGACCGAGCTGAAGCGATCATCACCGATTACTTGACGTTTGCCAAGCCGGCCCCGGAGATGCCGGAAAAGCTGAACGTCAAACTGGAAGTGAAGCGGGCCATCGACATCATCCGTCCGCTCGCCAATATGAGCTGCGTCGATATTCAAGCGACGCTTGCCCCATTTTCCGTCATCGGTGAGCGCGAAAAATTCCGTCAATGTTTGCTCAACGTAATGAAAAACGCCATCGAAGCGATGCCTAACGGCGGGACGTTGCAAGTATACGTCTCCATTGACAACGGACGTGTGCTCATCCGCATCGCTGATACCGGCGTTGGTATGACGAAAGAACAGCTCGAACGGCTTGGCGAACCGTATTTTACGACGAAAGGCGTCAAAGGCACGGGGCTCGGAATGATGGTCGTCTATCGCATTGTCGAATCAATGAACGGAACAATTCGAATTGAAAGCGAAATACATAAAGGAACGACGGTATCGATTTATTTGCCGCTCGCTCCGTCCCCATCCCTATCCACGATTTCCGATAAAGAAAAGCAGTTGTTTGCCGTCTTGTAAACGCCGCGGCCAAACCGGGGGAAGACAATAACCAGCGAAACAAAGGATGCCTGTTCGGGTGTCCTTTTTCTTTGTCCTATGTTCCCGACAGTTTATCACCACTGGCGTTTTTGTTACAATACTATAGGATGGAAACATACCAAAGGAAAAGGAGACAGTTGCATGATTCACGTCAAAACGGAACGAGAAATTCAGTTGATGCGTGAGGCGGGGAAACTCTTGGCCGCCTGTCATCAAGAGATCGCCAAACGCATCGGACCGGGCGTCACAACGATGGAAATCGACCGGTTCGTTGAAACGTTTTTGGCCAAATACGGCGCCAAACCGGAACAAAAAGGATACCGCGGCTATCCGTATGCGACATGCGCTTCCATTAACGATGAAATTTGCCACGGGTTTCCGCGCAATGAGCCGCTGAAAGAAGGCGATATCGTCACGATCGATTTTGTCGTCAATTTGCGCGGAGCGCTCGCCGATTCCGCCTGGACGTACGCCATCGGCGACGTCAGTGAAGACGTGCAAAAACTGCTTAACGTCACCGAGCAGTCGCTCTATAAAGGAATCGAGCAAGCCGTTCTCGGCAATCGGATCGGCGACATCGGCCACGCCATTCAAACGTACGTCGAAGCGCACGGCTTTTCCGTCGTACGCGATTTCACCGGGCATGGCATCGGGCCGACGATTCACGAAGAGCCGTACGTTCCCCATTTTGGTGAAAA is a window from the Geobacillus stearothermophilus ATCC 12980 genome containing:
- a CDS encoding immune inhibitor A domain-containing protein; its protein translation is MKKRSITSLVAALSLGMGLWAVPAATPQAANSGAPLAARHGGPVDLAVANEEKLAEMLKKSGKLRADATPAEAEAAVRAYLKQKAAHTSKEKGELHEYEAKRADVLREKGQKNSILNGKGKKLGQTKKDSVPSVKPEAWNGGKRVDRVLVLLIEYPDFPHNRIQPNETDMYYKDYTREHYEDMIFGGDDGYYAGPNGEKLISVKKYYEEQSGGSYSIEGKVAGWYQAKYPAKYYGGNVPTPDGNDANPRALVREALAAAAKDPSINLREFDREDRYDLDGDGNYREPDGLIDHLMIIHSSVGEEAGGGSLGGDAIWSHRWNLGSVYRIPNTTTDVPYWRGQLAAYDYTIEPADGAAGVFAHEYGHDLGLPDEYDTIYSGLGEPIAYWSIMSSGSWAGRIPGTEPTGFSAWAKQFLQSTMPGSNWLSGTTVEWNEVTPNGVEVVLDEANTKGTNNDAVRINLPDKETIITTPPSGAYAYFSGSGNNLDHTMATTIDLTKASKATLAFDTWYAIEKDWDYGAVEVKPHGSNEWTTIQGNITTTDNPYRQNPGNGITGTSNGWVKAEFDLSAYAGQTIDLRFHYITDAAVSEAGWYIDNIQVTADGTTALADDAEGDSAFAVEGFEKSDGKRYSDHYYLLEWRNHRGVDEGLAHILRGDRLLSYDPGLVVWYVDEGYDNNWTGVHPGEGFLGVVDADQHTLKWSGNTTASTLYQVHDAAFSLQKGAPFRVAINGSQLIDNDTAPTPAFDDSRSYDNKGAEDAGRNVPNYGLKIRVIGESADRTAARVLIHR
- a CDS encoding ATP-binding protein; protein product: MLNIFKDFLLNLFFILLPVFLVPLWTEQEKGPKRLRLYLPTACYAIVIVLCITLPVGTESNFIFDLQQIPLWLGGLYGGAGAATVLAFTAIAYRSLFGGAGVFVTVVVSIAIAATSSLLTKRFVELPTKQRTLFAASLSFGSGLLTVAIAEWMAAAVSPPPSVALIFLFVQPISMLIVCSFQEMVHHNIALRKRVIRAEKMEAVTHLAASISHEIRNPLTAARGFIQLIEEQPLAADKRRQYARIAIEELDRAEAIITDYLTFAKPAPEMPEKLNVKLEVKRAIDIIRPLANMSCVDIQATLAPFSVIGEREKFRQCLLNVMKNAIEAMPNGGTLQVYVSIDNGRVLIRIADTGVGMTKEQLERLGEPYFTTKGVKGTGLGMMVVYRIVESMNGTIRIESEIHKGTTVSIYLPLAPSPSLSTISDKEKQLFAVL
- the map gene encoding type I methionyl aminopeptidase, translated to MIHVKTEREIQLMREAGKLLAACHQEIAKRIGPGVTTMEIDRFVETFLAKYGAKPEQKGYRGYPYATCASINDEICHGFPRNEPLKEGDIVTIDFVVNLRGALADSAWTYAIGDVSEDVQKLLNVTEQSLYKGIEQAVLGNRIGDIGHAIQTYVEAHGFSVVRDFTGHGIGPTIHEEPYVPHFGEKGKGMRLKEGMVITIEPMVNMGAWQSKMDANGWTARTIDGSYSAQYEHTIAITKNGPLILTTTA